In Archangium violaceum, the following are encoded in one genomic region:
- a CDS encoding trypsin-like serine peptidase — MKHFRFGPPVRPLIGALMCTLSLTAGCGPANEQDEKSSAIGNTKSEVVYGTDDRQDVYAHPDATLRARAQQATVGLVHPQFLDTTDPNNVTFPGPTLGAGLNLCSTERFLNDPRAAFCTGTLIDDDLVLTAGHCVGNVAECANTHIVFNFYRTAEGVLQRVTTQDVFKCASIVAHQYGTSNGQFLDYAIVRLDRPATPRFAPAPVRTGNTALSAGQNVAVIGSSSGIPFKIDSGGSVRDARSGTLDYFVSNSDTFPGNSGSAVYETSNYTVAGILVRGMGQDYVANGSCNVVNTCSETGCIGQESTYVYPALKGLCTELNNGSTRLCAGMPPPPTRPANSYVYTTADTNDARQNTVDKVFTLSSGDVLQVSTCGLKDFPPTGYPKLRLFDPRGTEVATSYDGCGFKLRVSASGDYTLRAGCGSAESCSATVVWKVTLNADLTRGSFSFNLTNTSSGTRNTANRDVTLSPGQVLDVGTCGVEGASGIGDTILRVHDSSGLVAAENDDAFGTCGSLSHVVYRVNGGAENVPYQIRVGCFRSTSCSGTAAYVIY; from the coding sequence ATGAAACACTTCAGGTTCGGCCCGCCGGTACGCCCCCTCATCGGCGCGCTGATGTGTACTCTCTCGCTCACGGCCGGCTGCGGCCCGGCGAACGAGCAGGACGAGAAGTCCTCCGCCATTGGCAACACGAAGAGCGAGGTCGTCTATGGCACGGACGACCGTCAGGACGTCTATGCGCACCCGGACGCCACGCTGCGCGCGCGGGCTCAACAGGCCACGGTGGGGTTGGTGCACCCACAGTTCCTCGATACGACGGACCCCAACAACGTCACCTTCCCAGGTCCGACGCTGGGCGCCGGACTCAATCTCTGCTCCACCGAGCGCTTCCTGAATGACCCGCGGGCGGCCTTCTGCACCGGCACGCTCATCGACGACGACCTGGTGCTCACCGCGGGGCACTGCGTCGGAAACGTCGCGGAGTGCGCCAACACCCACATCGTCTTCAATTTCTACCGGACCGCGGAGGGCGTACTGCAGCGGGTCACCACGCAGGACGTCTTCAAGTGCGCCTCCATCGTGGCGCACCAGTATGGCACGTCGAACGGGCAGTTCCTGGACTACGCCATCGTGCGCCTGGACCGGCCGGCCACGCCTCGCTTCGCCCCGGCACCGGTGCGCACGGGCAACACCGCGCTGAGCGCCGGGCAGAACGTGGCCGTCATCGGCAGCAGCAGCGGCATCCCCTTCAAGATCGACTCCGGTGGCTCGGTGCGTGACGCGCGCTCGGGCACCCTGGACTACTTCGTGTCCAACTCGGACACCTTCCCTGGCAACTCGGGCTCGGCCGTGTACGAGACGAGCAACTACACCGTGGCGGGCATCCTCGTGCGCGGTATGGGTCAGGACTACGTCGCCAACGGCAGCTGCAACGTGGTGAACACGTGCAGCGAGACGGGCTGCATCGGCCAGGAGAGCACCTACGTCTACCCGGCCCTCAAGGGCTTGTGCACCGAGCTCAACAACGGCAGCACGCGGCTATGCGCCGGTATGCCGCCGCCCCCGACCCGCCCGGCGAACTCGTACGTCTACACCACGGCCGACACCAACGACGCCCGTCAGAACACGGTGGACAAGGTCTTCACGCTCTCCTCGGGCGACGTGTTGCAGGTGAGCACCTGTGGCCTGAAGGACTTCCCCCCCACCGGTTACCCCAAGCTGCGCCTCTTCGACCCACGGGGCACCGAGGTCGCCACCAGCTACGATGGGTGTGGCTTCAAGCTCAGGGTGTCGGCTTCCGGCGACTACACCCTCCGCGCCGGCTGCGGCAGTGCGGAGAGCTGCAGCGCCACCGTGGTGTGGAAGGTGACCTTGAATGCGGACCTCACCCGAGGCTCGTTCTCCTTCAACCTCACCAACACCAGCAGCGGTACGCGCAACACCGCCAACCGGGACGTGACGCTGTCGCCAGGCCAGGTCCTCGATGTGGGCACCTGTGGCGTGGAGGGCGCCTCTGGCATCGGTGACACCATCCTGCGGGTGCACGACTCGTCGGGCCTGGTGGCGGCCGAGAACGACGACGCCTTCGGCACCTGCGGCAGCCTCTCGCACGTCGTCTACCGCGTGAATGGAGGGGCCGAAAACGTGCCGTATCAAATCCGAGTCGGCTGCTTCCGCAGCACCAGCTGCAGCGGCACGGCCGCCTACGTCATCTATTGA
- a CDS encoding MFS transporter, which produces MLTSNIGTWVQDVAAAWFMSERTGSPLMVAAVQSATTLPVVAFALVAGTLADIVDRRRYLLGVQLWMFFVATVVALQAHAGRLDAWSLLCLTFALGAGAAMAMPAQAATTADLVPRPMLAPAVAMGAIGMNIARSIGPALGGLIVARFGAAWAFSLNALSFLGVVFVLWRWRPSKSVSALPAESFGGALRAGLRYAARASEFRSVLIKSACFFVFASALPSQLAIVVRQRLSAGAGTYGMLLTFIGAGAIGGAIALPKLRKRFDADTLVPAATLLYSLTMLALAGLRDLRLLCVAMLVNGVSWITVLSSLQTAAHVSVPAWVRARALSLYIVVFSAGMAGGSLLWGTIAQQAGTGWALTSAAVLAVLAGIFSLRFRLSVAMARDTTPSAHWTQPTPAAKFDPERGPVLVTVEYLIEPADREEFLHHIHLLGGTRRRDGAVQWGVMEDVGQPGRFLEYFIVDSWLEHLRQHERVTHEEKHLQDRLLALHRDARPPSVRHFVGASPSSSHFVPLENIP; this is translated from the coding sequence ATGCTGACCAGCAACATCGGGACCTGGGTGCAGGATGTGGCCGCCGCCTGGTTCATGTCGGAGCGTACCGGCTCACCGCTCATGGTCGCGGCGGTGCAATCCGCGACGACGCTGCCGGTCGTGGCGTTCGCGCTCGTTGCCGGCACGCTGGCGGACATCGTTGATCGTCGGCGTTATCTGCTCGGGGTGCAGTTGTGGATGTTCTTCGTGGCCACGGTGGTCGCGCTGCAGGCACACGCCGGCCGGCTCGATGCATGGTCACTGTTGTGCCTGACCTTCGCGCTCGGCGCGGGGGCGGCCATGGCGATGCCGGCGCAGGCCGCGACCACCGCCGACCTGGTCCCACGCCCGATGCTGGCGCCGGCAGTGGCCATGGGCGCCATCGGCATGAACATCGCGAGATCCATTGGCCCCGCCCTCGGTGGGCTGATCGTGGCGCGATTCGGCGCGGCCTGGGCGTTTTCACTCAATGCGCTTTCATTCCTGGGCGTGGTGTTCGTCCTGTGGCGCTGGCGGCCGTCGAAGTCCGTCTCGGCCTTGCCCGCCGAGTCCTTCGGCGGAGCACTGCGCGCCGGGTTGCGCTATGCGGCACGAGCCAGCGAATTCCGGTCGGTGCTGATCAAGTCGGCCTGCTTCTTCGTGTTCGCCAGCGCCCTGCCCTCGCAGTTGGCGATCGTGGTTCGACAGCGGCTTTCCGCGGGAGCGGGCACCTATGGAATGTTGCTGACGTTCATCGGTGCGGGTGCGATCGGTGGCGCCATCGCATTGCCAAAGCTCCGGAAGCGGTTCGATGCCGACACACTGGTGCCAGCCGCGACCCTGCTCTATTCCCTCACCATGCTGGCCCTGGCGGGCCTGCGCGACCTGCGGCTCCTGTGCGTGGCGATGCTGGTCAACGGCGTGTCGTGGATCACCGTGCTGTCATCGCTCCAGACAGCCGCTCACGTCTCGGTCCCCGCATGGGTACGTGCCCGAGCGCTGTCGCTCTACATCGTGGTCTTCTCGGCGGGCATGGCGGGTGGCAGCCTGCTCTGGGGCACGATCGCGCAGCAAGCCGGCACGGGATGGGCGCTGACATCCGCGGCGGTATTGGCGGTACTCGCGGGTATCTTCTCGCTGCGTTTCCGGCTGAGCGTGGCCATGGCTCGGGATACCACCCCGTCCGCGCATTGGACGCAGCCGACCCCCGCCGCGAAGTTCGACCCCGAGCGCGGTCCGGTGCTGGTGACGGTGGAATACCTCATCGAGCCAGCGGACCGCGAAGAGTTCCTGCATCACATCCACCTGCTCGGAGGAACCCGCCGGCGCGACGGTGCGGTGCAGTGGGGTGTGATGGAAGACGTAGGACAGCCGGGTCGCTTTCTCGAATACTTCATCGTCGATTCCTGGCTGGAGCATCTTCGCCAGCACGAGCGAGTCACCCACGAGGAGAAACACCTGCAGGACAGGCTCCTCGCCCTGCATCGCGACGCGCGGCCACCGTCAGTACGCCACTTCGTCGGTGCCTCGCCCTCGAGCTCGCACTTCGTCCCCCTGGAGAACATTCCTTGA
- a CDS encoding FAD-dependent oxidoreductase, translating into MRTPTAFSILGAGVMGLCTAVELASRGGRVTLVEPRPAPGPHACSWWAGGMLAPFCEGETAEEPVIRLGQTAADWWVAQGVDVIRRGTLVLALGRDRAELDRFAARTREHQWMGGEALAALEPGLDGRFHRGLFFPTEAHLTPRVALSTLRARAAALGVTFAETAPEGQRIDCRGLAARDALPELRGVKGEMLVLRLPDLALSRPIRLLHPRIPIYLVPRGDGIYMLGATMIESAERGRASVRSVLELLSAAYALHPAFGEAEILEIGADARPAFPDNVPRLIRRDGTLFLNGLYRHGYLMAPVLARMAADHLLSGKQVELLR; encoded by the coding sequence ATGCGGACGCCCACGGCCTTCTCCATCCTCGGCGCAGGGGTCATGGGCCTCTGCACCGCCGTCGAGCTCGCGAGCCGCGGTGGGCGGGTGACGCTGGTCGAGCCCCGGCCCGCACCGGGTCCCCATGCCTGTTCCTGGTGGGCGGGCGGGATGCTCGCCCCCTTCTGCGAGGGCGAGACGGCCGAAGAGCCGGTGATCCGGCTTGGCCAGACCGCCGCCGACTGGTGGGTGGCGCAGGGGGTGGATGTCATCCGCCGCGGCACGCTGGTCCTCGCCCTGGGCCGCGACCGGGCCGAGCTCGACCGCTTCGCCGCCCGGACGCGGGAGCACCAGTGGATGGGCGGCGAGGCGCTCGCCGCGCTCGAACCCGGGCTCGACGGCCGCTTCCACCGCGGGCTCTTCTTCCCGACCGAGGCGCATCTGACGCCGCGCGTGGCCCTCTCCACCCTGCGCGCCCGTGCCGCGGCGCTCGGCGTCACCTTCGCGGAGACCGCGCCCGAGGGCCAGCGCATCGACTGCCGGGGCCTCGCCGCGCGCGATGCGCTCCCCGAGCTCCGGGGCGTGAAGGGAGAGATGCTGGTGCTGCGCCTCCCCGACCTGGCCCTCTCGCGCCCGATCCGGCTCCTCCACCCGCGGATCCCCATCTACCTCGTCCCCCGCGGCGACGGCATCTACATGCTCGGCGCCACGATGATCGAAAGCGCCGAGCGCGGGCGCGCGAGCGTCCGCTCGGTCCTGGAGCTCCTCAGCGCCGCCTATGCGCTGCACCCGGCCTTCGGCGAGGCGGAGATCCTCGAGATTGGCGCCGATGCGCGGCCCGCCTTCCCCGACAACGTCCCGCGCCTCATCCGGCGCGACGGCACGCTCTTCCTCAACGGCCTCTACCGCCACGGCTACCTGATGGCACCGGTTCTGGCGCGGATGGCGGCCGACCACCTTCTGTCCGGCAAACAAGTGGAGCTCCTGCGATGA
- a CDS encoding thiazole synthase, with product MPVFYGTEVASPLMLGTAQYPSPAVLAEAFRRSGAGVATVSVRREAGGERAGRDFWRLISGLGVRVLPNTAGCHSAREAVTTARMARELFETDWIKLEVIGNADTLQPDPFGLVEAARLLVTEGFKVFPYMTEDLVLADRLLQAGCEVLMPWGAPIGTGLGLLNPYGLRSLRAHFPDVPMVIDAGLGLPSQAAAAMEMGFDAVLLNTAVAKAGDPAAMAEGFAKALEAGRLAHGAGPMPPRDMAAPSTPVIGKAFL from the coding sequence ATGCCGGTCTTCTACGGAACCGAAGTCGCCTCGCCCCTGATGCTCGGCACCGCGCAATATCCCTCGCCCGCCGTGCTGGCCGAGGCCTTCCGCCGTTCGGGCGCGGGCGTCGCCACCGTCTCGGTCCGCCGCGAGGCGGGGGGCGAGCGGGCGGGGCGGGATTTCTGGCGCCTGATCTCGGGGCTCGGCGTGCGGGTGCTCCCCAACACCGCCGGCTGCCACAGCGCCCGCGAGGCGGTCACCACCGCCCGGATGGCGCGCGAGCTCTTCGAGACCGACTGGATCAAGCTCGAGGTGATCGGCAATGCCGACACGCTCCAGCCCGATCCCTTCGGCCTGGTCGAGGCAGCGCGGCTCCTCGTGACCGAGGGCTTCAAGGTCTTCCCCTACATGACGGAGGATCTGGTGCTCGCCGACCGCCTCTTGCAGGCGGGCTGTGAGGTGCTGATGCCCTGGGGCGCGCCGATCGGGACGGGGCTGGGGCTGCTCAATCCCTACGGCCTGCGCAGCCTGCGCGCGCACTTCCCCGACGTGCCGATGGTGATCGACGCGGGGCTGGGCCTGCCGAGCCAGGCGGCCGCGGCGATGGAGATGGGCTTCGACGCGGTGCTCCTGAACACCGCCGTCGCCAAGGCGGGCGATCCCGCGGCGATGGCCGAGGGCTTCGCGAAGGCACTGGAGGCCGGGCGCCTCGCCCACGGCGCCGGCCCGATGCCGCCGCGCGACATGGCCGCACCCTCCACTCCCGTGATTGGAAAGGCCTTCCTGTGA
- the thiS gene encoding sulfur carrier protein ThiS, whose amino-acid sequence MKITVNGETRETASETLGALLLELGHGEARVATAVNEAFVPAAARDGLRLAAGDRVEIVTPRQGG is encoded by the coding sequence ATGAAGATCACCGTGAATGGCGAGACGCGCGAGACGGCGAGCGAGACGCTCGGCGCGCTCCTCCTCGAACTGGGCCATGGCGAAGCCAGGGTCGCGACCGCTGTGAACGAGGCCTTCGTGCCCGCCGCCGCGCGCGACGGGCTGCGCCTCGCCGCGGGCGACCGGGTGGAGATCGTGACGCCCCGGCAGGGGGGCTGA
- a CDS encoding HesA/MoeB/ThiF family protein: MSRYARQTAVLGEGAQERLRAARLLVVGAGGLGAPVLQYLVGAGVGHIRLVEPDRVEESNLHRQTLFRMGDLGQPKAEACARHLAGLNPESVVEPVVAALEPANAPRLIEGCDLILDCADSFAVSYILSDVCLERGLPFLSASVTGREGYAGGFCGGAPSLRAVFPDLPQRMGSCAETGVLGPVVGVIGALQAQMALALLAGEPGVLGRLVTFDGATFRAGGFRFDGAEEPAHAPRFVSPSEIKPGDLTIDLRGADEAPLIHPAARRLSVAEVGPGMELPEPGQRAVLVCRSGLRAWRAAERLAAIWPGDIALVAAGVMEA; encoded by the coding sequence GTGAGCCGCTATGCCCGTCAGACGGCCGTGCTGGGGGAGGGTGCTCAGGAGCGGCTCCGGGCGGCGCGGCTCCTCGTCGTGGGGGCGGGGGGCCTCGGTGCGCCGGTGCTGCAATATCTCGTCGGGGCTGGAGTGGGGCACATCCGCCTCGTCGAGCCCGACCGGGTGGAGGAGAGCAACCTGCACCGCCAGACGCTCTTCCGCATGGGCGACCTCGGCCAGCCCAAGGCCGAGGCCTGCGCCCGTCACCTGGCCGGGCTCAACCCGGAGAGCGTGGTGGAGCCCGTGGTGGCCGCGCTGGAGCCCGCCAACGCCCCAAGGCTCATCGAGGGTTGCGACCTGATCCTCGACTGCGCCGACAGCTTCGCGGTCAGCTACATCCTCTCGGACGTGTGCCTCGAGCGGGGCCTTCCGTTCCTCTCCGCCTCCGTCACGGGGCGGGAGGGCTATGCGGGCGGCTTCTGCGGCGGTGCGCCGAGCCTGCGTGCGGTCTTCCCCGACCTGCCGCAGCGGATGGGCAGCTGTGCCGAAACCGGCGTGCTCGGCCCTGTCGTGGGGGTGATCGGTGCGCTGCAGGCGCAGATGGCTCTGGCGTTGCTGGCGGGGGAGCCGGGCGTCCTCGGGCGCCTCGTCACCTTCGACGGCGCGACCTTCCGCGCGGGCGGCTTCCGCTTCGACGGGGCGGAGGAGCCCGCGCATGCGCCGCGATTCGTCTCCCCCTCGGAGATCAAACCAGGAGACCTGACCATCGATCTGCGCGGGGCGGATGAGGCCCCGCTGATCCACCCCGCCGCGCGGCGCCTGAGCGTGGCGGAGGTCGGCCCCGGCATGGAGCTGCCCGAACCCGGCCAGCGCGCCGTGCTCGTCTGCCGCTCCGGCCTCCGCGCCTGGAGGGCGGCGGAACGCCTCGCCGCGATCTGGCCCGGAGACATCGCCCTCGTCGCCGCGGGGGTGATGGAGGCGTGA
- a CDS encoding LysE family translocator, translated as MQQTAHLWLFFVLVFGVVILPGLDMAFVLASSLTGGRKAGLSAVAGIIAGGACHVAAGATGVAVLLKVVPSAFNVLLWIGALYVAWIGISLFRSGAAFSAAPLGEKHPPAVTFRRGVLTCLLNPKAYLFMLAVFPQFVRPEYGPLWIQALVLGAIIAFIQAAVYGVIALVADGARGWLESNPAANVTAARLVGGLLMFAAVLTALEGWRSA; from the coding sequence ATGCAGCAGACCGCTCATCTGTGGCTGTTCTTCGTCCTGGTGTTCGGGGTCGTCATCCTTCCCGGCCTCGACATGGCGTTCGTCCTCGCCAGCTCCCTGACGGGCGGCCGCAAAGCGGGTCTGTCGGCCGTGGCGGGGATCATCGCCGGTGGTGCCTGTCACGTGGCCGCCGGTGCCACCGGCGTGGCCGTGTTGCTGAAGGTCGTCCCTTCCGCTTTCAACGTGTTGCTGTGGATCGGCGCCCTGTATGTGGCGTGGATCGGTATCTCCCTGTTCAGGAGCGGCGCCGCCTTCTCCGCGGCTCCCCTCGGGGAAAAGCACCCGCCCGCGGTCACGTTCCGCCGCGGCGTGCTGACCTGCCTCCTCAATCCGAAGGCCTACCTCTTCATGCTCGCCGTGTTCCCTCAGTTCGTGCGGCCGGAGTATGGGCCCCTCTGGATCCAGGCACTCGTGCTCGGCGCCATCATCGCGTTCATCCAGGCCGCCGTGTATGGCGTCATCGCGCTGGTCGCGGATGGGGCCCGCGGTTGGCTCGAGTCCAATCCCGCCGCCAATGTCACCGCCGCTCGGCTCGTCGGCGGTCTTCTGATGTTCGCCGCTGTTCTGACCGCCCTGGAGGGGTGGCGCAGCGCCTGA
- a CDS encoding thiamine phosphate synthase, which produces MTLDRFYPIFDDVGWLPRALPLGVKLVQLRLKDRAPDELRRQIAAARDLCREAGAVLVVNDHWRLAIEEGCDWLHLGQEDLDGADLPAIRRAGLRLGISTHDHAELDRALALEPDYVALGPVYPTVLKQMKWHQQGLERVTEWKRRIGDLPLVAIGGMSTARAPGVFAAGADIVSVVTDITLNPDPEARIAEWMEVTR; this is translated from the coding sequence GTGACGCTCGACCGCTTCTACCCGATCTTCGACGACGTGGGCTGGCTGCCCCGGGCGCTCCCCCTGGGCGTGAAGCTCGTCCAGCTCCGCCTCAAGGACCGCGCGCCGGATGAGCTGCGCCGCCAGATCGCCGCCGCCCGCGACCTCTGCCGCGAGGCCGGCGCCGTGCTGGTGGTCAACGATCACTGGCGGCTCGCCATCGAGGAGGGCTGCGACTGGCTGCATCTGGGGCAGGAGGATCTGGATGGTGCCGACCTGCCCGCCATCCGCCGCGCGGGGCTGCGCCTCGGTATCAGCACCCACGACCATGCCGAGCTCGACCGGGCCCTCGCGCTCGAGCCCGACTACGTCGCGCTGGGGCCGGTCTATCCCACCGTCCTCAAGCAGATGAAATGGCACCAGCAGGGGCTGGAGCGGGTGACGGAATGGAAACGCCGGATCGGCGACCTCCCCCTCGTCGCCATCGGCGGCATGAGCACCGCCCGTGCTCCGGGCGTCTTCGCGGCGGGGGCAGACATCGTCTCGGTCGTGACCGACATCACGCTGAACCCCGACCCCGAGGCGCGGATCGCCGAATGGATGGAGGTGACGCGGTGA